A stretch of Paracoccus sp. MA DNA encodes these proteins:
- a CDS encoding L,D-transpeptidase: MNRRQMLMAALPLVAVPSLALAQAQPAALATQAEPRRDPYAPTEVSIRNDFEVGSIVVVSKDFFLYHVIAPGRAVRYGVAVGKDELVWKGRATVGRKTEWPSWTPTPAMIKRNPGQYARWADGMPGGPTNPLGARALYLYDARGNDTSIRIHGTTEPNSIGRAVSNGCIRMRNEAVMDLFEQVPIGTPVYVY, encoded by the coding sequence ATGAACCGCAGACAGATGCTGATGGCCGCCTTGCCGCTGGTGGCCGTGCCCTCGCTGGCCCTGGCACAGGCGCAGCCCGCGGCGCTGGCCACCCAGGCCGAGCCCCGGCGCGACCCCTATGCCCCGACCGAGGTCTCGATCCGCAACGATTTCGAGGTCGGCAGCATCGTCGTGGTCTCGAAGGACTTCTTCCTCTATCACGTCATCGCGCCGGGCCGGGCGGTCCGCTATGGCGTCGCCGTGGGCAAGGACGAGCTGGTCTGGAAGGGCCGCGCCACCGTCGGGCGCAAGACCGAATGGCCCAGCTGGACGCCCACGCCGGCGATGATCAAGCGCAATCCCGGGCAATATGCCAGATGGGCCGACGGCATGCCGGGCGGCCCGACCAACCCGCTGGGCGCGCGGGCGCTGTATCTTTACGACGCCAGGGGCAACGATACCTCGATCCGCATCCACGGCACGACCGAGCCGAACTCGATCGGCCGCGCCGTTTCGAACGGCTGCATCCGCATGCGCAACGAGGCGGTGATGGACCTGTTCGAGCAGGTGCCGATCGGAACCCCGGTCTACGTCTACTAA
- the mnmH gene encoding tRNA 2-selenouridine(34) synthase MnmH, translated as MDIRLTSLSDPALSGFDTVIDTRSPSEYAEDHLPGAINLPVLSDEERAQVGTIYKQVSPFDARKLGGAMVAANAARHIAGPLSGFGGGWRPLVYCWRGGQRSGAFATILSQIGWRVGRIEGGYKAWRALVVARVTAPVTAPVVVLDGNTGSAKTEILARLAARGHQVIDLEGLANHRGSLFGALPGGQPSQKLFESRLALALEALDPARPLLVEAESSRIGDLNLPRGIWQAIIAAPRIRLAVPVEARAAYTARSYAEACADPEALARIVNSLRPLHPAERIEDWLRMIDAADWAGLAAGLMRDHYDPRYERHRARHDDGRGPVVALGGLDDLDGAAARVEAALPGLRLPG; from the coding sequence GTGGACATCCGCCTGACATCGCTGTCGGATCCGGCGCTGTCCGGGTTCGACACCGTCATCGACACGCGCTCGCCTTCGGAATATGCCGAGGATCACCTGCCGGGCGCGATCAACCTGCCGGTGCTGTCCGACGAGGAGCGCGCGCAGGTCGGCACGATCTACAAGCAGGTTTCCCCCTTCGATGCCCGCAAGCTGGGTGGCGCCATGGTCGCCGCCAATGCCGCGCGCCATATCGCCGGGCCGCTTTCCGGCTTCGGCGGCGGCTGGCGGCCACTGGTCTATTGCTGGCGCGGCGGCCAGCGCTCGGGCGCCTTCGCCACCATCCTGTCGCAGATCGGCTGGCGTGTCGGCCGCATCGAGGGCGGCTACAAGGCCTGGCGGGCGCTGGTGGTGGCGCGGGTCACGGCACCCGTGACCGCGCCGGTGGTGGTGCTGGACGGCAATACCGGCAGCGCCAAGACCGAAATCCTGGCGCGGCTTGCGGCGCGCGGCCATCAGGTCATCGACCTGGAGGGGCTGGCGAACCATCGCGGCAGCCTGTTCGGGGCGCTGCCGGGCGGCCAGCCGTCGCAGAAGCTGTTCGAAAGCCGCCTCGCCCTGGCGCTGGAGGCGCTCGACCCCGCGCGCCCGCTGCTGGTCGAGGCGGAAAGCTCGCGCATCGGCGATCTGAACCTGCCGCGCGGCATCTGGCAGGCCATCATCGCCGCGCCGCGCATCCGCCTTGCCGTACCGGTCGAGGCCCGCGCCGCCTATACCGCGCGAAGCTATGCCGAGGCCTGCGCCGACCCCGAGGCCTTGGCGCGGATCGTGAACAGCCTGCGCCCGCTGCATCCGGCCGAGCGGATCGAGGACTGGCTGCGCATGATCGACGCGGCCGACTGGGCCGGCTTGGCGGCGGGGCTGATGCGCGACCATTACGACCCGCGCTATGAAAGGCACCGGGCGCGCCATGACGACGGGCGCGGCCCGGTGGTGGCGCTGGGCGGTCTTGACGATCTGGACGGCGCTGCGGCCCGGGTCGAGGCGGCGCTGCCGGGCCTGCGCTTGCCGGGCTAG
- a CDS encoding purine-nucleoside phosphorylase: protein MSRNAELARLIRDRTGDAPPEYGLILGSGLGHLAAAVEGVAIPYSDLPGFPHAGVSGHVPQLVIGQLEGRRVAVLGGRAHYYESGRADVMRLPLEVLKALGTRQLILTNAAGSLRAEMPPGSLMLLSDHIAFAGTNPLIGEPSEARFVPMTDAHDPILRVGLRAAAEAEGIALPEGVYCWFSGPSFETPAEIRAARILGADAVGMSTVPEVILARFLGLNCAAVSVITNMGAGLSDESISHEHTKAMAPLGAAKLERILRRFLGGGA, encoded by the coding sequence ATGTCAAGGAACGCTGAGCTTGCCCGCCTGATCCGCGACCGCACCGGGGACGCGCCGCCGGAATACGGGCTGATCCTCGGCTCGGGGCTCGGGCATCTGGCGGCGGCGGTCGAGGGCGTGGCGATCCCCTATTCCGACCTGCCGGGCTTTCCCCATGCCGGGGTGTCGGGCCATGTGCCGCAGCTGGTGATCGGACAGCTGGAGGGGCGTCGGGTCGCGGTCCTGGGCGGGCGGGCGCATTACTACGAATCCGGCCGCGCCGATGTCATGCGACTGCCGCTCGAGGTGCTGAAGGCGCTCGGCACCCGGCAGCTGATCCTGACCAATGCGGCGGGCAGCCTGCGCGCCGAGATGCCGCCGGGATCCCTGATGCTGCTGTCGGACCACATCGCCTTCGCCGGCACCAACCCGCTGATCGGCGAACCCAGCGAGGCGCGCTTCGTGCCGATGACCGACGCCCATGACCCGATCCTCCGCGTCGGGCTCAGGGCCGCCGCCGAGGCCGAGGGGATCGCACTGCCCGAGGGGGTCTATTGCTGGTTCTCGGGGCCTTCCTTCGAGACCCCGGCCGAAATCCGCGCCGCCCGCATCCTCGGCGCCGATGCGGTCGGCATGTCCACCGTGCCCGAGGTGATCCTGGCGCGCTTCCTGGGCCTGAACTGCGCCGCCGTCTCGGTCATCACCAATATGGGCGCCGGCCTCTCGGACGAATCGATCAGCCACGAACATACCAAGGCCATGGCACCCCTGGGCGCGGCCAAGCTGGAGCGCATCCTGCGCCGCTTCCTCGGCGGGGGTGCCTGA